In Sulfuricurvum sp., the sequence AGGTGCAATCATGACACTTAATGAAATTGTACCGACATACGGATATTGGGGTGGACCGGGTTGGTCTGCTGGGGAAAGAACTCCTCCAGGGAAAGAACCCGATTGGAATTATGGTGTATATGATGGTCTTGATGCACTTTTTCTAAAACATGATAAAGCTTATTGGGAAGCTGAGAAAAAGGCTGTAGCAGACCCTGTTGTTGCGGCTCAAATGATTTTTGATGCCGATATCGCTCTATTGAGTGATATAGCAAATGGCAATTGGGATTCTGGATTATACGGAGTGTTATATGCTCCATTGGCAGAACTGGCATTTGGGGCTAAGAGCTTATGGGATTTAGCTCATGTCGCTTTAGCGCAGCTAGATACACTTGGAGGAAAAGATTGGAAAAATGACCCTTTCCCCGACAATCACACTACTCGACCTATCGATCCCTCCGTCAGTGACTTCTACACCTCCGCGAAAAACTGGTCACCTCCTCGTGCTGATCCTCTCGTTCTTGACCTCGATGGAGATGGGATCGAAACAATCGGAGTGAGTGATGCTAGAAATGTATTATTCGATCATGATGGTGATGGGATAAAAACCGCTACCGGATGGGTTAGTGCGGATGATGGTATGTTGGTATTGGATCGTAATGGCAATGGGACTATTGATAACGGTGGAGAACTGTTTGGAGATCGTACGATAGTTGATGGCAAAAGAGCACAAAATGGGTTTGCGGCACTTCCTCGTCATTCCCGCAAAGGCGGGAATCTAGCTCATAAAAAAATAGATGCTGTGAATAATCAAAACTTTAAAGATACAAGGAGAGTGGCGTAAATGAATACACAGTCAAAACACAATGGAAACATAAAAATAAGTTTGTTGCAAATACTTTTGAAATCGACCTTAGTCATTGGATTAAGTGCGTGTAATAGTTCGGCGATTCAATTTAGTAATATAAATGCAAAAGGGGATAAAGCGATGTTTAATGAAATTTACAATTCAAAAATAAAACCAGATAATTACTTGGGTATACAAAAAAATTATGCTGAAGTTACGAACATGGTGATGAAGTATTTTCAAATTGGTGAAAGTAAAGAAGAGGTAATAACAAAACTATCTCAAATGAAAATCGACTCAAATGTAAAGAGTGATGGCAGAATTGTTGCATTTGGTATAAAGGGGAATAATCCTTTATTTTCTAAAGATGATGATAAAACCGTAGAAGTATTTTTTGAATTTGATAGCAATAATAAGCTAGTAAGCATTAGCTCACGTTATTTTAGACGACAATAATAAAAGGAAGATTTTTAAAATGGAAACAATAGAAGTTGGCTATAGAAATATAGGTTCATTTGGTGGCGTAGAGTATTATCATAAATTTTTGATTTATACCACTACAAATGGAACTCAGTATACAATAAGCGGATGGGAACATAAATCAAATGACCCCACATTACCGTATGGTTATATGGATGTGATGCAAGGTGAACGCTATGATGTCAAGCGACATTTAAAAATGACCAGTTTGGTGAGTTAATACAATAAACTTTTTAATATTAGAAAAATTGGATTTGCAACAGGGGGCAGTGCAAAGCCTCCTCTATGAAGGCAATGCCCGCCTTCGCGGGCGAAATGCTCTTTAGGGTGAATGACGGGAGAAAAATTAGATTGGAAGAACGCGGATTTTTTGTGAAAGTTTTTCTTTCAACGTCGCTTCGATAGCATATAATGTCCCCGTGCTGGAACTCGCACACCCATTACACGCACCCAAATAGCGGATATAGACATCGATATAATCGGGAGAATCTTTAATATCGATAACCTCCATATTTCCGCCGTCCATGATGAGAAACTGACGGATCGACTCATCGACGATACTATCAATCGCTTTGATTTTTTGCACCAACGTCATCGCTTCGAAATCTCCGTGACTTCCCGCATCGGCAGCAGCGCGCATTTTCTCCTGATCCATTTCGGCACGTACATCGGCGAGAATATCGACGAGATAATACTCACGCGCTTCGTGTCCACCCGGTTTGATACACGATTTACAGAAACCGCCCGCTTTCGTGTAATCAGTCACTTGCTCGATGGTTTTAAGATCATTCAAGCGAATCACTTCACGAAGCGTCCCCAAACTCACGCGGGCACATTCGCACACGATAATCTCATCTTCAAAGCTCGATTCATCGACACCGAGATACAATCCTGCCGCTTTTTTGATAACGTCATACGCCATAACGGAACAGTGCATTTTTTGAGGTGGAACGGCTGGAGTATTTGGCTCATCACGAAGAGCAAACTCCACATCGATATTGGTGATTTTAACCGCTTCTTGAACCGTTTTACCGATACAGAGTTCCGCCATCATGTCGGAGCTGGCGATTGCCGTGCCGCAACCGAAACTTTTAAATTTTGATTTGACGATAGTATCACTCTGCGGATCTACTTCCCAATACAAACGTACCGCATCCCCACAGCTCTCCGCACCGAAATCGGCAACGATGAGTTTATGTCCGCTTGCCGCACACTCCTCTTCAGTAATCTCCCCTTGGTTGTGGGGATTGTTCATCAATGTGGTTACTTTGTTGGAGTACTGATCCCAAAGAGACCCTCCCAATAAATCATTTTTTGCCATAGTGGTATCCTTTTAATGGTGAATGTGACATTCTCCGGCTTCACCGCCGGGGGTTGGCTGTACGATTGCATACGAGCTCGAAATTGCCCGTAACCGCTTGACTGCCGACTCAAATTTCTCTATGACGTAATCGATCTCCTCATCCGTCGTAAAACGGCTCAGACTCAGACGGATACCCGTATGAGCTAACTCATTATCGGCACCGATAGCGAGCATAACCGAGTTTGCTTCCAAATCTTCCGAAGCACAGGCAGAGCCGGTAGAGGCACCAATAAGGGCATTGTTCAAATCCCACAACATCCCCTCACCTTCAACCCCGCGAATCGAGATTAAAATAGTGTTTGGGGTACGGTTATTGCGATCACCTACCGTAAAGACATCTTGAAGTGAACCGAGCAAAGCATCTTCGAGACGATCGCGCTTGGCACGGATGAGCGCCATTTTTTCGTCGATATTAGTGGTTGCAAGCTCCATCGCCATCCCCATCCCCACGATGTAGGGGACATTGAGAGTCCCTGAACGACGACCCCCCATTTGATCCCCACCGTGCAATAATGGACTCAAATCTTGCGAATTACGGATATAAAGGGCACCAATCCCTTTGGGCCCATGAAACTTATGGGCAGACATCGACATAAAATCGACATGAACCTCTTGCATATTCACAGGGATTTTACCCACCGCTTGAACACCGTCGGTATGGAAAAGAACCCCTTTATCACGGCATATTTCACCAATCTCTTTAATCGGAAAAATCATCCCTGTCTCATTGTTCGCCCACATGATCGAGACCAATGCCGTTTTTTCGGTGATAAAAGCACGTACCGTGTGCGCCTCCACAACCCCTTGATCATTCACCGGCAAATAGGTCACTTTTACCCCTTGCTCTTCGAGAAACTTACAGGTAGAGAGGACGGATGGGTGTTCAATTTCGGTGGTCACAATATGGTTTTTATCGCCGTTTAGAATTTTATCCACCCATACCGATTGAAGAACCCAATTGTTCGCTTCGGTCGCACACGACGTAAAGATAATATCATCGTTATCACTCGCCCCGATCCCTTTATACATCTGATTAATCGCTTTCGTGATCGCGGGATGCGACGCGGTTCCATATCGGTGCAACGAGTTTGGGTTACCGTAAATCTCACTAAAAAACGGTATCATCGCTTCAGTGACGATGGGATCGACCATCGTTGTTGCGTTATTGTCCAAATAGACTTGCATTTCATGCTCCTAAGTAGGATTTCAAATAAAAGACTAAAATAGTCTTGTTTAACTTTTGGGATAATAGTGCAAACGATGTTATAGATACCTTAAGGGTTTTTTATATTTAGGATGCTTTAAGGTTGAAGCAATAGTAGTATGTATTCATTAGTCAATGACAGTAGTTTTAATATAATATGGAGTATAATTTAATATCACCCTTAAATTTAAATACAGCGAGTAAACACTTTACGATGGCAATTTCTCCGTTTAAAATTTTCCGTACTGTTGTTTTTGCCCTTTTTTTGAGAGAGCTTAAAACACGTTTTGGAAATAGTAAATTTGGGGTATTATGGGTTTTTTTAGAGCCAATGATACAAATTGTACTTATGCTATTAATTTTTAATTTTATGCGGTCGAGCATGATGCCTCAAGTCCCTTTTGCCCTTTTTTATGTAACAGGAATGCTCCCTTTTTTTATTTTTAAAAATATTGTTACAGGATTAATGTCTAGCCTGGATGCCAATCGTGCATTATTTGCCTATAAGCCTGTTAAGCCTATCGATACTTACATAACGCGTACAGTCCTAGAAGTTACTATTTATTTAACTGTTTTTACTTTTATCATCATCATTATGGGGTGGTTTTTTGGTGTTGATATTACCGTCAATCATCCACTGGAAGCATTAGGAGCTCTTGGATTAATTATTATTATGGGGGTTGGTGTCGGAATTGCTGTAAGTATGTTGGCGCATGCTTTTTCAATCACTAAAGTAATTGTCAATGCGGTAATAACGGTACTTTATCTTGTTTCAGGTGTGATGTTTCCAATCTGGTTAATTCCCGCCGAATATCTATCCGTCTTACAATATAATCCAGTATTGCATGTTATTGAAATTTTTCGCGAGTCTTTTTTTTCTTATTATCCTACAATAGAGGGAATAACCATCGGTTATCCTATCTTTTTCACTTTGATTGTTTTATATATCTCTCTATGGTTTTATTATCGTAATCGAATTGCATTAGGGACAAGTACATGATTATTTTAGATAATATTTCAAAGTCGTACCCTTTAGCCGGGGGAGGGTATCATCATGTTTTTCAAAATCTCTCATTCACCTTTCCTGAGAATCATAGTATTGGCTTGCTGGGGCCAAACGGTGCTGGTAAATCAACATTATTGAAAATTTTAGGGGGAATCGATATCCCCGATAGTGGACGTGTAATAACGGATAAATCGATTTCTTGGCCAGTAGGGTTATCCGGTGGATTGCAAGGATCTCTTAGTGCACGGGATAACATCAAATTTATTTGTCGTATTTATGGGTATACTGGGGATCAGATGCGAGAAAAAATAACTTATGTCCAAGAATTTGCTGAGATCGGTGAATATTTTGATCAGCCTATCAAATCATATTCGTCCGGCATGAGATCACGAATAACCTTCGGTCTTAGCATGGCGTTTGATTTTGATTATTATCTAATTGATGAGATAGGCGCCGTCGGGGATGCTCAATTCAAACAAAAAAGTACCGCAGTTTATAAAGAGAAATTAGCCAACGCAAATGTTATCATGGTGTCTCACAACATGGCAGATATTCGATCCCTATGTCACTATGTTGTCATTATTAATCACGGGGAAGCAACTATCTATGAAGATGTTAATGAAGGGATCAGTGTGTACCAAACAATAGGACAAAAAAAATGAGATTCTCAAAACCGTTTACACTCTTTGTATTGATTCCATTAGGAATTGCAATGGCATATTATTTTTTCTTTGCTGCAAACCGTTATGTTAGTGAAAGTGTCGTCAGCGTCACTCAGGCTAACGGGGCAGATAGTTCACTTAGCGGTTTAGCTATGCTAACAGGAATGACTTCATCATCTAAGCAAGATACCCTTTACTTACGTGAATATATCCATTCTATCGATATGCTGAAAACTTTAGATCAAAAAATTGCCCTTAAAAAAACTTTTCAAGCTCAAAAGCGAGATCCCCTTTACCGTTTGTATGATTGGATGCCAGAAGAGTTATATTTATTGTATTATCAAAACCGTGTCGAAATTGTTTATGATGACATAACGGGTTTATTAAAAATAAGGGCTGAAGGGTTTACGCCGGAACAAGCACAACTTCTTTCATCCACCATTTTAGAAGAAAGTGAACAATTCGTTAATGAACTTTCTCACAAAATGTCCCGTCAACAACTCACTTTTGCAGAATCAGAATTATTAAAAACAAAAGAGCGTTACAGCAATGCTAAAAATAAACTTTTAGCATTCCAAAATAAATACGGGATGTTTGACCCAATAAGTCAAGCTCAAGCAAAAGCATCATTGTCTACCGGCTTTGATACACAACTTGCTCAAAAAGAGGCTGAATTAAACAGTATGCTTTCTTATCTGCAAGAGAGTGCTCCTCAAGTAGTTACTCTCAAAAGTGAGATCGCGGCTATCAAACAGCAGATGAAAAAAGAGAGTGCAGCGGTTGCTTCTTCATCCGGGAAACCGATGAATGCGTTAGCATCAGAATTTCAAAATTTAACTATTGATGCAGGATTTGCGGAAGACAGCTAT encodes:
- a CDS encoding iron-sulfur cluster assembly scaffold protein: MAKNDLLGGSLWDQYSNKVTTLMNNPHNQGEITEEECAASGHKLIVADFGAESCGDAVRLYWEVDPQSDTIVKSKFKSFGCGTAIASSDMMAELCIGKTVQEAVKITNIDVEFALRDEPNTPAVPPQKMHCSVMAYDVIKKAAGLYLGVDESSFEDEIIVCECARVSLGTLREVIRLNDLKTIEQVTDYTKAGGFCKSCIKPGGHEAREYYLVDILADVRAEMDQEKMRAAADAGSHGDFEAMTLVQKIKAIDSIVDESIRQFLIMDGGNMEVIDIKDSPDYIDVYIRYLGACNGCASSSTGTLYAIEATLKEKLSQKIRVLPI
- a CDS encoding ABC transporter permease, producing the protein MEYNLISPLNLNTASKHFTMAISPFKIFRTVVFALFLRELKTRFGNSKFGVLWVFLEPMIQIVLMLLIFNFMRSSMMPQVPFALFYVTGMLPFFIFKNIVTGLMSSLDANRALFAYKPVKPIDTYITRTVLEVTIYLTVFTFIIIIMGWFFGVDITVNHPLEALGALGLIIIMGVGVGIAVSMLAHAFSITKVIVNAVITVLYLVSGVMFPIWLIPAEYLSVLQYNPVLHVIEIFRESFFSYYPTIEGITIGYPIFFTLIVLYISLWFYYRNRIALGTST
- a CDS encoding capsule biosynthesis protein produces the protein MRFSKPFTLFVLIPLGIAMAYYFFFAANRYVSESVVSVTQANGADSSLSGLAMLTGMTSSSKQDTLYLREYIHSIDMLKTLDQKIALKKTFQAQKRDPLYRLYDWMPEELYLLYYQNRVEIVYDDITGLLKIRAEGFTPEQAQLLSSTILEESEQFVNELSHKMSRQQLTFAESELLKTKERYSNAKNKLLAFQNKYGMFDPISQAQAKASLSTGFDTQLAQKEAELNSMLSYLQESAPQVVTLKSEIAAIKQQMKKESAAVASSSGKPMNALASEFQNLTIDAGFAEDSYKLALTAVEKSRINALQKTKYLAVIQNPPLPEMATYPRRLYNLITLFIVLSILFGIGRLIKATIEDRKY
- a CDS encoding ABC transporter ATP-binding protein, coding for MIILDNISKSYPLAGGGYHHVFQNLSFTFPENHSIGLLGPNGAGKSTLLKILGGIDIPDSGRVITDKSISWPVGLSGGLQGSLSARDNIKFICRIYGYTGDQMREKITYVQEFAEIGEYFDQPIKSYSSGMRSRITFGLSMAFDFDYYLIDEIGAVGDAQFKQKSTAVYKEKLANANVIMVSHNMADIRSLCHYVVIINHGEATIYEDVNEGISVYQTIGQKK
- a CDS encoding NifS family cysteine desulfurase, translated to MQVYLDNNATTMVDPIVTEAMIPFFSEIYGNPNSLHRYGTASHPAITKAINQMYKGIGASDNDDIIFTSCATEANNWVLQSVWVDKILNGDKNHIVTTEIEHPSVLSTCKFLEEQGVKVTYLPVNDQGVVEAHTVRAFITEKTALVSIMWANNETGMIFPIKEIGEICRDKGVLFHTDGVQAVGKIPVNMQEVHVDFMSMSAHKFHGPKGIGALYIRNSQDLSPLLHGGDQMGGRRSGTLNVPYIVGMGMAMELATTNIDEKMALIRAKRDRLEDALLGSLQDVFTVGDRNNRTPNTILISIRGVEGEGMLWDLNNALIGASTGSACASEDLEANSVMLAIGADNELAHTGIRLSLSRFTTDEEIDYVIEKFESAVKRLRAISSSYAIVQPTPGGEAGECHIHH